One region of bacterium genomic DNA includes:
- a CDS encoding nucleoside-diphosphate kinase: MPKSQKKSEVDSRIMEIKRQQTLVLIKPDGVQRGLIGDVIGRFEKAGLKLVGMKMVWPSKEILEKHYTNDVAYLTALGEKAKAGMEKNGLSDSRTPIQIGQWIRNQLGRYLAIGPVVAMVWQGTHAISNVRQLVGSTNPISADVGSIRGDLTIDTIEMANMEGRSVRNLIHASSEPDEAKREIALWFTKAEIYDYENVMDKVLHDAEWDTPKKK, from the coding sequence ATGCCTAAATCTCAAAAAAAGTCGGAGGTTGATTCGAGAATAATGGAGATCAAGCGTCAGCAGACGTTGGTTTTGATTAAGCCGGATGGAGTACAGCGTGGCTTGATTGGAGATGTCATCGGTCGCTTTGAAAAAGCCGGTCTCAAGCTTGTGGGAATGAAGATGGTTTGGCCGAGTAAAGAAATTTTGGAAAAGCATTACACAAACGATGTTGCGTATTTAACGGCGTTGGGTGAAAAAGCCAAAGCCGGAATGGAGAAAAATGGTTTGTCGGATAGTCGCACACCGATTCAAATCGGTCAGTGGATTCGTAATCAGCTTGGTCGCTATTTGGCAATCGGTCCTGTCGTCGCGATGGTTTGGCAGGGAACTCACGCGATTAGTAATGTGCGCCAGTTGGTCGGCAGTACTAATCCTATTTCGGCGGATGTTGGCAGTATCCGTGGTGATTTAACAATTGACACGATTGAAATGGCTAATATGGAAGGCCGTTCGGTTCGCAATCTGATTCACGCGTCATCGGAACCGGATGAAGCGAAACGTGAAATCGCGCTTTGGTTCACGAAAGCTGAAATCTATGATTACGAAAACGTCATGGATAAAGTTTTGCATGACGCGGAGTGGGATACGCCCAAAAAGAAATAG
- a CDS encoding ComEC/Rec2 family competence protein: MKRRAIFLIIVGTLVLGMALWLQNSRDGKVFVSFMNVGQGDAILMRQGNFDVLVDGGPDLTVLQRLGENRPAWDRKIDVVVLTHPDQDHLGGLLYVVKKYEVGTVVLPKIIENKKNYRIFLQSVMDKKIPIVFAEAGQTIIYNDIKLDILSPDEKLLTWSKTNINNASVVARLIVPGVSLLLTGDIEAPTENYLAKKYGSVLTADILKVGHHGSKTSSSTTFLDFVKPKMAIISVGVKNMYGHPNPLTLKRLGGVKVERTDRMGTITLESNVGSGSVKLRCEKECEL, translated from the coding sequence ATGAAGCGCAGAGCGATATTTTTGATAATAGTGGGGACGTTGGTTCTTGGTATGGCTCTGTGGTTGCAAAATTCTCGCGATGGCAAAGTTTTTGTGAGTTTTATGAATGTTGGTCAAGGTGACGCGATTCTTATGCGTCAGGGGAATTTTGATGTTTTAGTAGATGGTGGACCCGACTTAACCGTTTTGCAACGTCTTGGTGAAAATCGTCCGGCGTGGGACCGTAAAATTGACGTGGTTGTTCTAACGCACCCGGATCAAGATCATCTCGGTGGATTATTATATGTTGTAAAAAAATATGAGGTTGGAACAGTTGTATTGCCAAAAATTATCGAGAATAAAAAAAATTATCGGATATTTCTCCAGAGCGTTATGGATAAAAAAATTCCGATAGTTTTCGCCGAGGCGGGGCAAACTATTATTTATAATGATATTAAATTAGACATTCTTTCGCCGGATGAAAAATTACTCACATGGAGCAAAACAAACATCAATAATGCCTCGGTAGTTGCAAGATTAATTGTTCCGGGGGTTTCGTTATTACTCACCGGAGACATAGAAGCACCAACGGAAAATTATTTAGCGAAAAAATATGGCAGTGTTTTGACTGCTGATATTTTGAAGGTTGGACATCACGGCAGTAAAACATCTTCAAGCACCACGTTTTTGGATTTTGTAAAACCCAAGATGGCGATTATTTCAGTGGGGGTAAAAAATATGTATGGGCATCCGAATCCATTAACATTAAAAAGACTTGGCGGAGTAAAAGTTGAGAGAACAGACCGGATGGGAACGATCACTCTGGAAAGTAATGTGGGGTCTGGGTCTGTAAAATTGAGGTGCGAGAAAGAATGCGAACTCTAA